One window of the Armatimonadota bacterium genome contains the following:
- a CDS encoding metalloregulator ArsR/SmtB family transcription factor, which yields MVSTGGPPERQPGEVPFEDLVEFFKVLSDRTRLRIVGLLAERPRYVQELAQALGVSAPTVSHHLFRLRAAGLVTAGRRDQHVYYRLESERLAHLSRALLPRQAAPAAEERDQVLRAFFPDGRLRRLPAARRKRLMVLEEVARRFAPDRAYSEREVDQVLKALYHDHCELRRALVDHGLMRRERGIYRRVSPGARAAGAAGSPGRPEP from the coding sequence ATGGTGTCGACCGGTGGTCCCCCGGAGCGGCAGCCGGGGGAGGTTCCCTTCGAGGACTTGGTTGAGTTCTTCAAGGTCCTCTCTGACCGCACGCGCCTGCGCATCGTCGGCTTGCTGGCGGAGCGGCCGCGCTACGTCCAGGAGCTGGCTCAGGCGCTCGGCGTGAGCGCGCCCACCGTTTCGCACCACCTCTTCCGCCTCCGGGCCGCCGGTCTCGTGACGGCCGGGCGCCGTGACCAGCACGTCTACTACCGCCTGGAGTCGGAGCGGCTCGCCCACCTCTCCCGGGCTCTGCTGCCGCGGCAGGCGGCCCCGGCGGCCGAGGAGCGGGACCAGGTCCTGCGTGCCTTCTTCCCGGACGGCCGGCTGCGCCGGCTGCCGGCGGCCCGGCGCAAGCGCCTCATGGTGCTGGAGGAGGTGGCCCGGCGCTTCGCGCCCGACCGGGCCTACTCCGAGCGGGAGGTGGACCAGGTGCTCAAGGCCCTCTACCACGACCACTGTGAGTTGCGCCGTGCGCTGGTGGACCACGGCCTGATGCGGCGGGAACGGGGGATCTACCGGAGGGTGTCGCCCGGCGCGCGCGCGGCTGGTGCCGCCGGATCCCCGGGGCGCCCGGAACCCTGA
- a CDS encoding CoA ester lyase, with product MGPSRPLRSMLFVPGDQPRMLARARQVSADAVILDLEDAVAAADKPRARALVAQALAEGFPASTAVCVRPNSRGTGLLEEDLRAVLHPALWGVVVPKVADAAEVVALDEWLTAHEPAAGLDPGTVRLLVLIETPRAVLDAVAIAQATPRVTALLLGADDLAAAMGIRRTPTNAEVAYPRAHVAVAAHAGGVEAIDMVYTAVRDTDGFRAEAEAGRLLGYTGKQCIHPTQVEVANAVFTPSPEEVAWAMRVVEAYATAPRGTIVLDGRMVDAPIVAQAQRLLERARGAAVPPERPTRRRSRS from the coding sequence ATGGGCCCTAGCCGTCCCCTCCGCTCCATGCTCTTCGTCCCCGGCGACCAGCCGCGCATGCTGGCCCGCGCGCGCCAGGTGTCCGCCGACGCGGTGATCCTGGACCTGGAGGACGCGGTGGCCGCCGCGGACAAGCCGCGGGCGCGGGCGCTGGTGGCGCAGGCGTTGGCCGAGGGTTTCCCCGCGTCGACGGCCGTCTGCGTGCGGCCCAACAGCCGGGGAACGGGCCTCCTGGAAGAGGACCTGCGTGCGGTCCTCCACCCGGCGCTGTGGGGGGTGGTGGTCCCCAAAGTGGCCGATGCCGCCGAGGTGGTGGCGCTCGACGAGTGGTTGACCGCCCACGAACCGGCGGCCGGCCTGGACCCGGGGACGGTGCGCCTGCTCGTCCTCATCGAGACCCCGCGGGCCGTCCTCGACGCCGTCGCCATCGCCCAGGCCACTCCGCGGGTGACGGCGCTGCTGCTGGGCGCCGACGACCTGGCCGCGGCCATGGGCATCCGCCGTACCCCGACCAACGCCGAGGTGGCCTACCCGCGGGCGCATGTGGCCGTGGCCGCCCACGCCGGCGGTGTGGAGGCGATCGACATGGTCTACACGGCGGTGCGCGACACCGACGGCTTCCGGGCCGAGGCTGAGGCGGGGCGGCTGCTCGGCTATACCGGCAAGCAGTGCATCCACCCGACGCAGGTGGAGGTGGCCAACGCCGTCTTCACCCCCTCGCCCGAGGAGGTGGCCTGGGCTATGCGCGTGGTGGAGGCCTATGCGACGGCGCCGCGCGGGACGATCGTGCTGGACGGGCGCATGGTCGACGCGCCCATCGTCGCCCAGGCGCAACGCCTGCTGGAACGCGCGCGGGGCGCCGCAGTGCCGCCGGAGCGTCCCACGCGCCGCCGCTCTCGCTCGTGA
- the cmk gene encoding (d)CMP kinase: protein MAEDRDTGERRTGPIVAIDGPAGVGKTSVARAVAARLGFRYVNTGAMYRAVAYEALRRRIAPDDAPALAAIARTLAIDFREGSHGQRVLLAGEDVTEALQSPAVSEAASLVSAHPEVRQALVALQRRLAGDGRVVVEGRDIGTVVFPDAEVKIFLTASPEERARRRYRELRAKGIEVAYEDLRAAEEARDERDRRRPHSPLRAAPDAVVMDTTERELGEVVEAVLRLCQERLSVV from the coding sequence ATGGCCGAAGATCGGGACACCGGAGAGCGGCGGACAGGACCGATCGTGGCCATCGACGGTCCGGCCGGCGTGGGCAAGACCTCGGTGGCCCGCGCCGTGGCGGCCCGGCTGGGGTTCCGGTACGTGAACACCGGCGCGATGTACCGGGCGGTGGCCTACGAGGCGCTGCGCCGCCGCATCGCCCCCGATGACGCCCCTGCGCTGGCGGCCATCGCCCGCACCCTGGCCATCGACTTCCGCGAGGGCTCCCACGGGCAGCGCGTGCTGCTGGCGGGCGAAGATGTCACGGAGGCCCTGCAGAGCCCGGCGGTGAGCGAGGCGGCCTCCCTCGTGAGTGCACACCCGGAGGTGCGCCAGGCGCTGGTGGCCCTGCAGCGACGGCTGGCCGGCGACGGGCGGGTGGTGGTGGAGGGACGGGACATCGGGACGGTGGTCTTCCCCGACGCCGAGGTGAAAATCTTCCTCACCGCCTCGCCCGAGGAGCGCGCCCGCCGCCGCTACCGGGAGCTGCGCGCCAAGGGCATCGAGGTGGCCTACGAGGACCTCCGCGCCGCCGAGGAGGCGCGCGACGAACGGGACCGGCGCCGCCCGCACTCCCCACTGCGGGCGGCCCCGGACGCCGTGGTCATGGACACCACCGAGCGGGAGCTCGGGGAGGTCGTGGAGGCGGTGCTGCGCCTCTGTCAGGAGCGGTTGAGTGTGGTTTAG
- a CDS encoding D-alanyl-D-alanine carboxypeptidase family protein → MASRGAHPLRLVRPRTCASVLAAVSMVAAPALAGSPGGAATGRSSLHPAAVRTVPAPRVAATSALLMDVRTGEVLWARAPDLPRPPASTTKILTALLAAERLRLQDPVTVSGRAEAQRNGSAIGMRQGEVWSVEALLHALLLHSANDAAVALAEAVSGSVEAFAAEMTRRARALGARRSTFVNPHGLHDPGHLTTARDLALIARGALRHPVIDAIVRQPTWRLVRPGQPPVELINRNRLLWLYAGADGVKTGWTAQSGPSLVASATRGGRRLIAVVLNSNEVFGDAARLLDYGFAASVLVRVVAHDRVVVRRPLAGGRRVLTGVPRDDLYVVLPRGAPAPPVVVRLDPGLTLPIRRGARVGAVVVLRGGGRALQVPIVAAADVAALSWWERLAGWLWIRRGREPFPQAAGDGP, encoded by the coding sequence ATGGCGTCCCGCGGAGCCCACCCGCTCCGGCTCGTCCGGCCGCGGACCTGTGCGTCCGTCCTGGCGGCGGTCTCGATGGTGGCCGCCCCTGCGCTGGCGGGCTCGCCGGGAGGCGCCGCCACCGGCCGGTCCTCCCTGCACCCGGCCGCCGTCCGCACGGTCCCAGCCCCCCGCGTCGCCGCGACCTCGGCGCTGCTCATGGACGTGCGCACCGGTGAGGTGCTGTGGGCGCGCGCCCCCGACCTGCCCCGGCCGCCGGCCAGCACCACGAAGATCCTCACCGCGCTGCTGGCGGCGGAACGCCTGCGCCTGCAGGACCCGGTGACCGTCTCGGGGCGGGCCGAGGCGCAGCGGAACGGGTCGGCCATCGGGATGAGGCAGGGGGAGGTCTGGTCGGTGGAGGCCCTGCTGCACGCGCTGCTGCTCCACTCGGCCAACGACGCCGCGGTGGCGCTGGCCGAGGCGGTGAGCGGCTCGGTGGAGGCCTTCGCCGCCGAGATGACCCGGCGGGCCCGCGCGCTGGGCGCGCGCCGGAGCACCTTCGTGAACCCGCACGGGCTCCACGATCCCGGCCACCTGACCACGGCGCGGGACCTAGCCCTCATCGCCCGCGGGGCCCTGCGCCACCCGGTCATCGACGCCATCGTCCGACAGCCCACCTGGCGGCTGGTGCGCCCCGGGCAGCCTCCGGTGGAGCTCATCAACCGGAACCGGCTGCTCTGGCTCTACGCGGGGGCGGACGGGGTGAAGACCGGGTGGACCGCCCAGTCGGGTCCCTCGCTGGTGGCCTCGGCCACCCGCGGCGGGCGGCGGCTCATCGCCGTCGTCCTGAACAGCAATGAGGTCTTCGGCGATGCCGCCCGCCTGCTCGACTACGGCTTTGCCGCCTCCGTCCTGGTCCGGGTCGTGGCGCACGACCGCGTGGTGGTCCGCCGCCCCCTGGCCGGCGGGCGCCGTGTGCTGACGGGCGTGCCCCGGGACGACCTCTACGTCGTCCTGCCGCGCGGCGCACCGGCGCCGCCGGTGGTCGTGCGCCTGGACCCCGGCCTCACCCTGCCCATCCGGCGCGGAGCGCGCGTAGGGGCGGTGGTGGTCCTCCGGGGCGGCGGACGGGCCCTGCAGGTCCCCATCGTCGCCGCCGCGGACGTCGCCGCCCTCTCGTGGTGGGAGCGCCTGGCCGGCTGGCTCTGGATCCGGCGGGGCCGGGAGCCCTTCCCGCAGGCGGCCGGGGATGGGCCCTAG
- a CDS encoding ferritin-like domain-containing protein, giving the protein MTRPGTRAGIRGVIRIFPDLEEDLLLNLFHKAAKVQWTSRDLDWGQSLQMTERQRQALARMLTPVYLGEQTAMVGASAILPQLMDAGETTAQLYLASFIMDEARHFEALTRLYRRLEYHPIGLRELPEMLRYHHRLRQGDRADWVWGILISDLFAKHFYRWFAEAQPEALFGRMSAKILVDESRHQAFAEHYLRRNIPRMEPARRAALVAMRDELYRIMHAMNDRLRADCEALAFDGDAFLARLWDDIEYFTRRIGLTDGTPPPPDPARLGPDAPVEEEAEDRPRPTLHLAGLPLPRCFGCVLALLCHPRAQPAPA; this is encoded by the coding sequence GTGACGAGACCAGGTACGCGCGCTGGCATCCGGGGCGTCATCCGCATCTTCCCCGACCTGGAGGAGGACCTGCTCCTCAACCTCTTCCACAAGGCGGCGAAGGTGCAGTGGACCTCCCGCGACCTCGACTGGGGGCAGTCCCTCCAGATGACGGAGCGGCAGCGCCAGGCCCTGGCGCGCATGCTCACGCCCGTCTACCTGGGGGAGCAGACCGCCATGGTGGGCGCCAGCGCCATCCTCCCCCAGCTCATGGACGCCGGGGAGACCACCGCCCAGCTCTACCTGGCCTCCTTCATCATGGACGAGGCCCGCCACTTCGAGGCGCTCACGCGCCTGTACCGGCGGCTGGAGTACCACCCCATCGGGCTGCGCGAGCTGCCGGAGATGCTGCGCTACCACCACCGCCTGCGGCAGGGCGACCGGGCCGACTGGGTCTGGGGCATCCTCATCAGCGACCTCTTCGCCAAGCACTTCTACCGCTGGTTCGCCGAAGCCCAGCCGGAGGCGCTCTTCGGCCGCATGTCGGCGAAGATCCTGGTGGACGAGTCGCGGCACCAGGCCTTCGCCGAGCACTACCTGCGCCGCAACATCCCGCGCATGGAGCCGGCCCGCCGCGCCGCGCTGGTGGCCATGCGCGACGAGCTCTACCGCATCATGCACGCCATGAACGACCGGCTGCGCGCCGACTGCGAGGCGCTGGCCTTCGACGGCGACGCCTTCCTGGCCCGGCTGTGGGACGACATCGAGTACTTCACCCGGCGCATCGGCCTCACCGACGGCACCCCGCCGCCGCCCGACCCGGCCCGCCTCGGCCCCGACGCGCCCGTGGAGGAGGAAGCAGAGGACCGGCCGCGCCCCACCCTCCACCTGGCCGGGCTCCCCCTGCCGCGCTGCTTCGGGTGCGTCCTGGCCCTGCTCTGCCACCCGCGGGCGCAGCCCGCTCCGGCGTGA
- a CDS encoding 3-hydroxy-3-methylglutaryl-CoA reductase, which produces MPEQIAERQAALRALPQWESQHEFLFAFPHPPEVYASAIEALTAGMFLPVAVVGPLRVELGRYAVDPADGRLVEEGREVDEVFVPIAHTEGGLSASMLRGMTAVLQDGGVRTYVLHDRMTRDSAFVFRTTGEAVAFARWVAAHAAAMRDWLHDPQNPLYRERVGGVARLSRHARLWEVDTHVVGATCHVLYRYTTGDACGPNMITRNSHALNHEFIMRRFPAETGITPVRFFLETNMGGDKKPSALYYIQGGHGKTVLAEATVSGETLRRVLRTTAEDLVALEHAGVHGSHASDMQSVAFTPASAIAALFATTGQDLGMVGTSSMAHEVLEPAGDGVHLAIRLAGLEVGTVGGGTVLPHARAYLSLLGCTGPGSVYRLAQIIAAATLCLELSASAAMASAGSESFATAHLRQSGRV; this is translated from the coding sequence ATGCCGGAGCAGATCGCCGAGCGCCAGGCCGCCCTGCGCGCCCTGCCCCAGTGGGAGTCGCAGCACGAGTTCCTCTTCGCCTTCCCCCACCCCCCCGAGGTGTACGCCAGCGCCATCGAGGCGCTCACCGCCGGGATGTTCCTGCCGGTGGCGGTGGTGGGACCGCTGCGCGTGGAGCTGGGGCGCTACGCGGTCGACCCCGCGGACGGCCGGCTGGTGGAAGAGGGGCGCGAGGTCGACGAGGTCTTCGTCCCTATCGCCCACACCGAGGGGGGGCTGTCCGCCTCGATGCTGCGCGGCATGACAGCGGTGCTGCAGGACGGGGGCGTGCGCACCTACGTGCTGCACGACCGGATGACGCGCGACTCCGCCTTCGTCTTCCGCACCACCGGTGAGGCCGTCGCCTTCGCCCGGTGGGTCGCCGCCCACGCCGCGGCGATGCGGGACTGGCTGCACGACCCCCAGAACCCGCTCTACCGGGAGCGGGTGGGCGGGGTCGCCCGCCTCAGCCGCCACGCCCGCCTGTGGGAGGTGGACACCCACGTGGTCGGCGCCACCTGCCACGTCCTCTACCGGTACACCACCGGGGACGCCTGCGGGCCCAACATGATCACCCGCAACTCCCACGCCCTCAACCACGAGTTCATCATGCGCCGCTTCCCCGCCGAGACCGGCATCACCCCGGTGCGGTTCTTCCTGGAGACCAACATGGGCGGGGACAAGAAGCCGAGCGCCCTGTACTACATCCAGGGCGGGCACGGCAAGACCGTCCTGGCCGAGGCCACCGTGAGCGGGGAGACGCTGCGCCGCGTGCTCCGCACCACCGCCGAGGACCTCGTGGCGCTGGAGCACGCCGGCGTGCACGGCAGCCACGCCAGCGACATGCAGTCGGTGGCCTTCACGCCGGCCTCGGCCATCGCCGCCCTCTTCGCCACCACCGGGCAGGACCTGGGAATGGTGGGGACGAGCAGCATGGCACACGAGGTCCTCGAACCGGCCGGCGACGGGGTCCACCTGGCCATCCGCCTGGCCGGGCTCGAGGTGGGGACGGTCGGCGGCGGTACCGTGCTGCCCCACGCCCGTGCCTACCTGTCGCTCCTGGGGTGCACGGGACCCGGCAGCGTCTACCGGCTGGCTCAGATCATCGCCGCGGCCACGCTCTGCCTGGAGCTCTCCGCCTCGGCGGCCATGGCCAGCGCCGGCAGCGAGAGTTTCGCCACCGCCCACCTGCGGCAGAGCGGGCGGGTGTGA
- a CDS encoding diacylglycerol kinase family lipid kinase, translating to MRAFAIVNPAAGGGRARRVWPAARRTLVAAGWQVDEATAEHRGHEADLAAAARDRYEVVIAVGGDGTAHWAVNGLLRPPAPGAGAPTPALAVIPAGTGADFAAAMGLPRHPLDAAARLAGGRVGRVDVGRLNDRYFLTIGTVGFGGEVARQVNAWPRGVPGPLLYVAAILKMLAVYRPVEMTVTLDGTARRRRLFMVAVGNTSRAAGGMRLCPTARPDDDRFEVVVFGDLTRPQVLGLLPRAFSGRHVLHPLVEVRAARTVTVESPTPLSLQADGELVGQVPATFALVPRALAVLVP from the coding sequence GTGAGGGCGTTCGCCATCGTCAACCCCGCCGCCGGCGGGGGGCGGGCGCGACGGGTGTGGCCGGCGGCGCGCCGCACGCTGGTGGCGGCCGGCTGGCAGGTGGACGAGGCCACGGCCGAGCACCGCGGCCACGAGGCCGACCTGGCCGCCGCCGCGCGTGACCGCTACGAGGTCGTGATCGCCGTCGGCGGCGACGGGACCGCCCACTGGGCGGTGAACGGCCTGCTGCGTCCACCGGCCCCGGGCGCCGGCGCTCCGACCCCGGCCCTCGCCGTCATCCCCGCCGGCACGGGGGCGGACTTCGCCGCGGCCATGGGCCTGCCGCGCCACCCGCTGGACGCGGCTGCCCGGCTGGCGGGCGGACGCGTCGGACGCGTCGACGTGGGCCGACTCAACGACCGCTACTTCCTGACCATCGGCACCGTGGGGTTCGGGGGCGAGGTGGCCCGGCAGGTGAACGCTTGGCCGCGCGGGGTGCCCGGCCCGCTGCTCTACGTGGCCGCCATCCTGAAGATGCTGGCGGTCTACCGCCCCGTCGAGATGACGGTGACCCTCGACGGCACCGCCCGCCGCCGCCGCCTCTTCATGGTGGCCGTGGGGAACACCTCCCGCGCCGCCGGGGGCATGCGGCTGTGTCCCACCGCGCGGCCCGACGACGACCGCTTCGAGGTGGTGGTCTTCGGCGACCTCACCCGGCCGCAGGTGCTCGGCCTGCTGCCGCGCGCCTTCTCCGGCCGGCACGTGCTCCACCCGCTGGTGGAGGTCCGGGCGGCGCGCACGGTGACGGTGGAGAGCCCTACCCCCCTCTCGCTGCAGGCCGACGGCGAACTCGTCGGACAGGTGCCGGCCACTTTTGCGCTGGTCCCCCGCGCCCTCGCCGTCCTGGTCCCCTGA
- the scpB gene encoding SMC-Scp complex subunit ScpB, protein MIDVRTALTSLADLIGEADAAVEDTARAIEAVLFVSGEPVPLDRLADAVQVAPHLAEAAVRHLAAACERRGLQVQAVAGGYQLVTHPAYADVVRRFLGAAAREPLSQAALEVLAIVAYRQPVTRAEVEAVRGVRCEHLLERLEERQLVRVVGRKPTVGRPLLYGTTDAFLRYFGLRSLADLPPRPDLVPVAARDGQTPPG, encoded by the coding sequence ATGATCGACGTGCGGACCGCGCTCACCAGCCTGGCCGACCTGATCGGGGAGGCCGACGCCGCGGTCGAGGACACCGCCCGCGCCATCGAGGCGGTGCTCTTCGTCAGCGGTGAGCCCGTCCCGCTCGACCGTCTGGCCGACGCGGTCCAGGTGGCGCCCCACCTGGCCGAGGCGGCGGTGCGCCATCTGGCGGCGGCGTGCGAGCGGCGCGGCCTGCAGGTGCAGGCGGTGGCCGGCGGCTACCAGCTGGTGACGCACCCGGCCTATGCCGACGTGGTGCGCCGCTTCCTGGGCGCCGCCGCGCGCGAGCCGCTCTCCCAGGCCGCGCTGGAGGTCCTGGCCATCGTCGCCTACCGCCAGCCGGTGACGCGCGCCGAGGTGGAAGCGGTGCGCGGGGTGCGCTGCGAGCACCTGCTGGAGCGGCTGGAGGAGCGCCAGCTGGTGCGGGTGGTCGGCCGCAAGCCGACCGTGGGCCGGCCGCTGCTGTACGGCACCACCGACGCCTTCCTGCGCTACTTCGGGTTGCGCAGCCTGGCCGACCTCCCGCCGCGCCCCGACCTGGTGCCGGTGGCGGCCCGCGACGGGCAGACACCGCCCGGGTGA
- a CDS encoding PspC domain-containing protein, whose product MTGRRLYRAREDRWIAGVAAGLARFLGVDPLPVRVAFVALSLWDGLGVLLYLVMTVTIPEEPLGHVATEPDLPQEHAGEPPGVQRQRTLGLILVLGGLYLALRHLDLVSLGGERLAAVVLILAGLLILLLRPGRL is encoded by the coding sequence GTGACCGGGCGGCGCCTCTACCGGGCGCGGGAGGACCGCTGGATCGCCGGTGTGGCCGCGGGCCTGGCCCGCTTCCTGGGCGTCGACCCCCTCCCGGTGCGCGTGGCCTTCGTCGCCCTGAGCCTGTGGGACGGGCTCGGCGTGCTCCTCTACCTGGTGATGACGGTGACCATCCCGGAGGAGCCGCTGGGCCACGTGGCGACGGAACCGGACCTGCCCCAGGAACACGCTGGCGAGCCCCCCGGCGTGCAGCGCCAGCGCACGCTGGGCCTGATCCTGGTCCTGGGCGGACTCTACCTGGCGCTGCGCCACCTGGACCTGGTGAGCCTGGGCGGCGAGCGCCTGGCCGCGGTGGTCCTCATCCTCGCCGGGCTCCTCATCCTCCTCCTGCGTCCAGGGCGCCTCTGA
- a CDS encoding segregation/condensation protein A translates to MTSTRPSSYVVHTTTFEGPLDLLVQLAQQGEVDLQTLPLAELARDVLARVREGFDLDDATETLWLLSALVELKARALLPRPPAPPEPVTLEESAADLDALLEERLRAYRAFKDAATALRVLEAYRQRVFARPPGEPPDEALLAGVSLDDLLAAFHRVLARSREAPPPAIEPEGITVAERMAALLALLRTHPAGVVFERLFPAEATRLEVVVTFLAVLELIRLRRVRVQAGEDGALQVRLSRHGEDAVT, encoded by the coding sequence GTGACCAGCACCCGACCGTCGTCCTACGTCGTCCATACCACCACGTTTGAAGGCCCGCTCGACCTGCTGGTGCAGCTGGCGCAGCAGGGCGAGGTGGACCTTCAGACCCTCCCCCTGGCCGAGCTCGCCCGGGACGTCCTGGCGCGCGTGCGCGAGGGCTTCGACCTGGACGACGCCACCGAGACGCTGTGGCTGCTCTCGGCGCTCGTCGAGCTGAAGGCGCGGGCCCTGCTGCCCCGCCCGCCCGCCCCCCCTGAACCGGTCACCCTCGAGGAGTCCGCCGCCGACCTCGACGCCCTGCTGGAGGAACGGCTGCGCGCCTACCGGGCCTTCAAGGACGCCGCCACCGCCCTGCGGGTGCTCGAGGCCTACCGCCAGCGCGTCTTCGCCCGTCCGCCCGGGGAGCCGCCGGACGAGGCGCTGCTGGCCGGCGTCTCGCTGGACGACCTGCTCGCGGCCTTCCACCGCGTCCTGGCCCGGTCGCGGGAAGCGCCGCCGCCGGCCATCGAGCCCGAGGGGATCACGGTGGCCGAGCGGATGGCCGCGCTGCTGGCGCTGCTGCGGACCCATCCGGCGGGTGTCGTCTTCGAGCGGCTCTTCCCGGCGGAGGCCACCCGGCTGGAGGTGGTGGTGACCTTCCTGGCCGTGCTGGAGCTGATCCGGCTGCGGCGGGTGCGGGTGCAGGCGGGGGAGGACGGGGCGCTGCAGGTGCGGCTCAGCCGCCATGGGGAGGACGCTGTGACATGA
- a CDS encoding site-2 protease family protein, producing MPFLPSASVLLFRALALLVAAPAHEAAHAYAADRLGDPTARRLGRLTLNPLVHLDPLGTLLLLLFGIGWARPVPVDPLNFRGDWRRGLLVVAAAGPLANVVLAFLFGLPVKLGLVRDTADPLVQLVVTLVRINAILAVFNLLPVPPLDGSKILIGLLPPQLSLAYARLQPFGVLILIGLIYLGLVDVLVGPPFLWLMRQALGA from the coding sequence GTGCCGTTCCTGCCGTCCGCGTCGGTCCTCCTCTTCCGGGCCCTGGCCCTGCTGGTGGCCGCGCCGGCCCACGAGGCGGCCCACGCCTACGCCGCCGACCGGCTCGGGGACCCGACGGCGCGCCGGCTGGGGCGCCTCACCCTCAACCCCCTCGTCCACCTCGACCCGCTCGGCACCCTCCTGCTGCTCCTCTTCGGCATCGGCTGGGCCAGACCGGTGCCGGTTGACCCGCTGAACTTCCGCGGCGACTGGCGCCGCGGGCTGCTGGTGGTGGCCGCCGCCGGCCCGCTCGCCAACGTCGTCCTGGCCTTCCTCTTCGGGCTGCCGGTGAAGCTGGGGCTGGTCCGCGACACCGCCGACCCGCTCGTGCAGCTCGTCGTCACGCTGGTGCGCATCAACGCCATCCTGGCGGTCTTCAACCTGCTGCCGGTGCCTCCCCTGGACGGCTCGAAGATCCTCATCGGCCTGCTGCCGCCGCAGCTGAGCCTGGCCTACGCGCGGCTGCAGCCCTTCGGCGTGCTCATCCTCATCGGCCTCATCTACCTGGGGCTGGTGGACGTGCTGGTGGGGCCGCCCTTCCTCTGGCTGATGCGCCAGGCGCTGGGGGCCTGA
- a CDS encoding lysophospholipid acyltransferase family protein produces MWFRFNRFLFRLWFRVQVRYRVEGRHHEPPPPFIVIANHASAADIPLVALALRARVAFMAKEELARLRGVRLWIRSLGSFFVRRDQADRTALRTALDRLAQGWAIGVFAEGTRSLDGRLQPFQQGAAYLALRAGVPVLPLGIGGSHRIMPKGARWPRRAPVSIRLGPPLAVPRVEGRLSHALVREWTARFEAAVAALLPEEQRPVRPLAAQAAATPPRPDVSAPAATSSGTPTAPGGRD; encoded by the coding sequence GTGTGGTTTAGGTTCAACCGTTTCCTCTTCCGGCTGTGGTTTCGGGTGCAGGTGCGCTACCGGGTGGAGGGGCGCCACCACGAGCCGCCACCGCCGTTCATCGTCATCGCCAACCACGCCAGCGCGGCCGACATCCCGCTCGTGGCCCTGGCGCTGCGGGCCAGGGTGGCCTTCATGGCCAAGGAGGAGCTGGCGCGGCTGCGGGGCGTGCGGCTGTGGATCCGCTCGCTCGGCAGCTTCTTCGTCCGGCGCGACCAGGCCGACCGCACCGCGCTGCGCACCGCGCTGGACCGCCTGGCCCAGGGCTGGGCCATCGGCGTCTTCGCCGAGGGGACGCGGAGCCTGGACGGCCGGCTCCAGCCCTTCCAGCAGGGCGCCGCCTACCTGGCGCTGCGCGCGGGGGTCCCGGTCCTGCCGCTGGGCATCGGCGGCAGCCACCGCATCATGCCCAAAGGGGCGCGCTGGCCCCGCCGGGCCCCGGTGTCGATCCGGCTGGGTCCGCCCCTGGCGGTGCCGCGCGTGGAGGGACGGCTGAGCCACGCCCTGGTGCGCGAGTGGACCGCGCGCTTCGAGGCCGCGGTGGCCGCCCTCCTCCCGGAGGAGCAGCGGCCCGTCCGGCCCCTCGCAGCGCAGGCGGCAGCCACCCCCCCGCGGCCCGACGTCTCAGCGCCCGCCGCGACCTCGTCCGGGACGCCCACCGCGCCAGGGGGACGCGACTGA
- a CDS encoding tRNA-binding protein encodes MPADEPLPTITLAEFQRVEMRVGRIVAVEPFPEARQPSYRLLIDFGPHGTRRSSAALRPFYPPEALQGRLVVAVTNFPPRRIAGFASEVLVLGAVESTGRVVLLQPDGEVELGARIA; translated from the coding sequence ATGCCCGCGGACGAGCCCCTGCCTACCATCACGCTGGCGGAGTTCCAGCGGGTGGAGATGCGCGTCGGCCGTATCGTCGCTGTGGAGCCCTTCCCCGAGGCGCGCCAGCCGTCCTACCGGCTGCTCATCGACTTCGGCCCCCACGGAACCCGCCGGTCCTCCGCCGCCCTGCGGCCCTTCTACCCGCCCGAAGCGCTGCAGGGACGGCTCGTGGTGGCGGTGACGAACTTCCCGCCCCGCCGCATCGCCGGCTTCGCTTCAGAGGTGCTCGTCCTCGGCGCCGTGGAGTCCACCGGGCGGGTGGTCCTGCTCCAGCCCGACGGCGAGGTGGAGCTCGGCGCGCGCATCGCCTGA